The Oryzias melastigma strain HK-1 linkage group LG6, ASM292280v2, whole genome shotgun sequence genome includes a window with the following:
- the lrrc29 gene encoding F-box/LRR-repeat protein 3 isoform X1, whose amino-acid sequence MEESDEETEAPELPLEILVYILSFLHAADRKEASLVCRSWYNASQDQSYQRKVTFSFPASAASLELVRGLSRKSRCSLRISQLDGFSVSRSLLLEVGLRLGPKVESLALPGSSVTEASLLGLLPCLTSLRRLDLRGLDSLFMSGAFLSREEHRRQVGSALCGLEELDLSDLRYLSDLTFTRLTGCTPRLRRLSLAGCHIAFEFDPYRGCPVGAGEDSSALLSLRNLKRLLTQQKSTLVALDLSRTSITPESLRAIAQVQDLKLEELFLQGCKELTDYSVEILVKHQPGLLQLDISECMELTSRSVEAVARGLKSLSHLSLSHDWRITEKGLADLLVLPGLKVLDLSQCLNISGAEIVSGLKRSSTSRAPLETLNFRSCTYIKDLAVFSLAQLLGSRLRELDLTSCVNVTDLSVCAIATYLQRLLVLRLGWCKEVTDWGLLGLLQDAECELHNDTGDNGPRFTRTFGNMGFFKPPRMPFEDKPKLVTQVDLQQFTEQAGASLLALRRLQELDLSACMKLTDSSVTQVVKYPDLQRLALSMLPDITDASLESVGRHCRGLTSLTLSHCPGITDRGVAQAAPHLQRLQHLHLSGCSNITDRSLQLLMQHCKRLKTVDVSRCKNVSMATVELLHANLPFLENVHYKLVGADLSLTD is encoded by the exons ATGGAGGAGAGTGATGAGGAAACGGAAGCGCCGGAGCTCCCGCTGGAG ATCCTCGTTTACATCCTGAGTTTCCTCCACGCTGCAGACAGGAAGGAGGCCTCGCTCGTCTGCCGCAGCTGGTACAACGCCAGCCAGGACCAGAGCTACCAG AGGAAGGTGACCTTCAGCTTCCCAGCGTCAGCCGCATCCCTGGAGCTGGTCCGAGGTCTGAGCAGGAAGTCCCGCTGCAGCCTGAGGATCAGCCAGCTGGACGGCTTCAGCGTCTCCAGATCTCTGCTGCTGGAG GTGGGTCTGCGTTTAGGTCCGAAGGTGGAGAGTTTGGCTCTGCCGGGCAGCAGTGTGACGGAGGCCTCCCTGCTCGGCCTCCTGCCCTGCCTGACCTCCCTGCGGCGGCTGGACCTCAGAGGCCTGGACAGCCTCTTCATGTCCGGAGCCTTCCTCTCCAGGGAGGAGCACAGGCGGCAG GTCGGGTCGGCTCTGTGCGGTCTGGAGGAGCTGGATCTGTCCGACCTGCGCTACCTCTCCGACCTGACCTTCACTCGCCTCACGGGCTGCACGCCGCGCCTGCGCCGCCTCTCCCTGGCAGGATGCCACATCGCCTTCGAGTTCGATCCCTACCGAGGGTGCCCGGTGGGGGCGGGGGAGGACTCCTCGGCTCTGCTGTCGCTCCGGAACCTGAAGAGGCTCCTGACCCAGCAGAAGTCCACGCTGGTCGCTCTGGACCTCAGCAGGACCTCCATCACCCCTGAGTCACTGCGCGCCATCGCTCAG GTGCAGGATTTGAAGCTGGAGGAACTCTTCCTGCAGGGCTGTAAGGAGCTGACCGACTATTCTGTGGAGATTCTGGTGAAGCACCAGCCGGGCCTTCTTCAGCTGGACATCAGTGAGTGCATGGAGCTGACCAGCAGGTCGGTGGAGGCCGTGGCCCGCGGCCTCAAGTCGCTGTCGCATCTGTCTCTGTCTCACGACTGGAGAATAACCGAAAAAG GACTGGCTGACCTGCTGGTTCTGCCGGGCCTGAAGGTTCTGGATCTGTCCCAGTGTCTGAACATCAGCGGAGCCGAGATCGTGTCGGGCCTGAAGAGGTCCAGCACCTCAAGAGCGCCGCTGGAAACGCTCAACTTCAGGAGCTGCACCTACATCAAG GATCTGGCCGTTTTCTCTCTGGCTCAGCTCCTCGGGAGTCGTCTCCGTGAGCTGGACCTGACGTCCTGCGTCAACGTGACCGACCTGTCCGTGTGCGCCATCGCCACCTACCTGCAGAGGCTGCTGGTTCTGCGGCTGGGCTGGTGTAAGGAGGTCACAGACTGGGGGCTGCTGGGGCTGCTGCAGGACGCCGAGTGTGAGCTCCACAACGACACG GGGGATAACGGGCCGCGCTTCACCCGGACGTTTGGTAACATGGGCTTCTTCAAACCTCCTCGGATGCCGTTTGAGGACAAACCCAAGCTGGTCACGCAGGTCGACCTGCAGCAGTTCACAGAGCAGGCCGGGGCTTCGCTCTTGGCCCTGAGGAGGCTGCAGGAGCTGGACCTCTCCGCCTGCATGAAGCTGACCGACAGCAGCGTCACGCAG GTGGTGAAGTACCCCGACCTCCAGCGGCTGGCGCTCTCCATGCTCCCCGACATCACCGACGCCAGCCTGGAGTCCGTGGGACGGCACTGCCGCGGCCTCACCAGCCTGACCCTCAGCCACTGTCCGGGCATCACCGACCGCGGCGTGGCTCAGGCGGCGCCGCACCTGCAGCGGCTGCAGCACCTCCACCTGTCCGGCTGCAGTAACATCACCGACAG ATCCCTGCAGCTTCTGATGCAGCACTGCAAGCGCCTGAAGACCGTCGACGTCTCCAGGTGTAAAAACGTTTCCATGGCGACCGTAGAGCTCCTGCACGCTAACCTGCCGTTTTTGGAGAATGTTCACTACAAACTCGTAGGTGCTGATCTCTCCCTGACCGACTGA
- the lrrc29 gene encoding F-box/LRR-repeat protein 3 isoform X2, with product MEESDEETEAPELPLEILVYILSFLHAADRKEASLVCRSWYNASQDQSYQRKVTFSFPASAASLELVRGLSRKSRCSLRISQLDGFSVSRSLLLEVGLRLGPKVESLALPGSSVTEASLLGLLPCLTSLRRLDLRGLDSLFMSGAFLSREEHRRQVGSALCGLEELDLSDLRYLSDLTFTRLTGCTPRLRRLSLAGCHIAFEFDPYRGCPVGAGEDSSALLSLRNLKRLLTQQKSTLVALDLSRTSITPESLRAIAQVQDLKLEELFLQGCKELTDYSVEILVKHQPGLLQLDISECMELTSRSVEAVARGLKSLSHLSLSHDWRITEKGLADLLVLPGLKVLDLSQCLNISGAEIVSGLKRSSTSRAPLETLNFRSCTYIKDLAVFSLAQLLGSRLRELDLTSCVNVTDLSVCAIATYLQRLLVLRLGWCKEVTDWGLLGLLQDAECELHNDTGDNGPRFTRTFGNMGFFKPPRMPFEDKPKLVTQVDLQQFTEQAGASLLALRRLQELDLSACMKLTDSSVTQYPDLQRLALSMLPDITDASLESVGRHCRGLTSLTLSHCPGITDRGVAQAAPHLQRLQHLHLSGCSNITDRSLQLLMQHCKRLKTVDVSRCKNVSMATVELLHANLPFLENVHYKLVGADLSLTD from the exons ATGGAGGAGAGTGATGAGGAAACGGAAGCGCCGGAGCTCCCGCTGGAG ATCCTCGTTTACATCCTGAGTTTCCTCCACGCTGCAGACAGGAAGGAGGCCTCGCTCGTCTGCCGCAGCTGGTACAACGCCAGCCAGGACCAGAGCTACCAG AGGAAGGTGACCTTCAGCTTCCCAGCGTCAGCCGCATCCCTGGAGCTGGTCCGAGGTCTGAGCAGGAAGTCCCGCTGCAGCCTGAGGATCAGCCAGCTGGACGGCTTCAGCGTCTCCAGATCTCTGCTGCTGGAG GTGGGTCTGCGTTTAGGTCCGAAGGTGGAGAGTTTGGCTCTGCCGGGCAGCAGTGTGACGGAGGCCTCCCTGCTCGGCCTCCTGCCCTGCCTGACCTCCCTGCGGCGGCTGGACCTCAGAGGCCTGGACAGCCTCTTCATGTCCGGAGCCTTCCTCTCCAGGGAGGAGCACAGGCGGCAG GTCGGGTCGGCTCTGTGCGGTCTGGAGGAGCTGGATCTGTCCGACCTGCGCTACCTCTCCGACCTGACCTTCACTCGCCTCACGGGCTGCACGCCGCGCCTGCGCCGCCTCTCCCTGGCAGGATGCCACATCGCCTTCGAGTTCGATCCCTACCGAGGGTGCCCGGTGGGGGCGGGGGAGGACTCCTCGGCTCTGCTGTCGCTCCGGAACCTGAAGAGGCTCCTGACCCAGCAGAAGTCCACGCTGGTCGCTCTGGACCTCAGCAGGACCTCCATCACCCCTGAGTCACTGCGCGCCATCGCTCAG GTGCAGGATTTGAAGCTGGAGGAACTCTTCCTGCAGGGCTGTAAGGAGCTGACCGACTATTCTGTGGAGATTCTGGTGAAGCACCAGCCGGGCCTTCTTCAGCTGGACATCAGTGAGTGCATGGAGCTGACCAGCAGGTCGGTGGAGGCCGTGGCCCGCGGCCTCAAGTCGCTGTCGCATCTGTCTCTGTCTCACGACTGGAGAATAACCGAAAAAG GACTGGCTGACCTGCTGGTTCTGCCGGGCCTGAAGGTTCTGGATCTGTCCCAGTGTCTGAACATCAGCGGAGCCGAGATCGTGTCGGGCCTGAAGAGGTCCAGCACCTCAAGAGCGCCGCTGGAAACGCTCAACTTCAGGAGCTGCACCTACATCAAG GATCTGGCCGTTTTCTCTCTGGCTCAGCTCCTCGGGAGTCGTCTCCGTGAGCTGGACCTGACGTCCTGCGTCAACGTGACCGACCTGTCCGTGTGCGCCATCGCCACCTACCTGCAGAGGCTGCTGGTTCTGCGGCTGGGCTGGTGTAAGGAGGTCACAGACTGGGGGCTGCTGGGGCTGCTGCAGGACGCCGAGTGTGAGCTCCACAACGACACG GGGGATAACGGGCCGCGCTTCACCCGGACGTTTGGTAACATGGGCTTCTTCAAACCTCCTCGGATGCCGTTTGAGGACAAACCCAAGCTGGTCACGCAGGTCGACCTGCAGCAGTTCACAGAGCAGGCCGGGGCTTCGCTCTTGGCCCTGAGGAGGCTGCAGGAGCTGGACCTCTCCGCCTGCATGAAGCTGACCGACAGCAGCGTCACGCAG TACCCCGACCTCCAGCGGCTGGCGCTCTCCATGCTCCCCGACATCACCGACGCCAGCCTGGAGTCCGTGGGACGGCACTGCCGCGGCCTCACCAGCCTGACCCTCAGCCACTGTCCGGGCATCACCGACCGCGGCGTGGCTCAGGCGGCGCCGCACCTGCAGCGGCTGCAGCACCTCCACCTGTCCGGCTGCAGTAACATCACCGACAG ATCCCTGCAGCTTCTGATGCAGCACTGCAAGCGCCTGAAGACCGTCGACGTCTCCAGGTGTAAAAACGTTTCCATGGCGACCGTAGAGCTCCTGCACGCTAACCTGCCGTTTTTGGAGAATGTTCACTACAAACTCGTAGGTGCTGATCTCTCCCTGACCGACTGA